The following proteins come from a genomic window of Girardinichthys multiradiatus isolate DD_20200921_A chromosome 8, DD_fGirMul_XY1, whole genome shotgun sequence:
- the rx3 gene encoding retinal homeobox protein Rx3 gives MWLLGSTSQMMMMMMDERNSPSARSVQSPGNNPSTVHSIEAILGFKEDTIFHKSVAYTGSQEDPERSGNVIVTQRKKSHYTDSCDSVCTEEATAGPDSPDRDSKLSDDENQKKKHRRNRTTFTTYQLHELERAFEKSHYPDVYSREELALKVNLPEVRVQVWFQNRRAKWRRQEKLEVSAIKLHDTPSPSLLSFGRSTTSSLGSGLPLEPWLSTPITSSASLQSLPGFISGSQNLPGTYAPSPPPSMAPSLPASIFSSPVLGHRPHLPHIGSMCPPPPTYQCAANPRNSSIASLRMKAKEHIQSIGKTW, from the exons ATGTGGCTGCTCGGATCTACTTCccaaatgatgatgatgatgatggatgagcGCAACTCTCCCTCCGCACGCTCCGTGCAGAGCCCTGGAAACAACCCGTCCACCGTCCACAGCATCGAGGCCATCCTGGGCTTCAAAGAGGACACCATCTTCCACAAGTCAGTCGCTTACACGGGGTCACAGGAAGACCCGGAGCGCAGCGGGAACGTTATTGTGACccaaagaaagaaaagtcattACACTGACAGCTGTGACA GTGTCTGCACCGAGGAAGCTACCGCAGGCCCAGACTCACCGGACAGAGACAGCAAGTTGTCCGACGACGAGAACCAGAAGAAGAAGCACCGCCGGAACCGAACCACATTTACCACCTACCAGCTCCATGAACTGGAGCGGGCCTTCGAGAAGTCCCACTACCCGGACGTGTACAGCAGAGAGGAGCTGGCTCTAAAGGTCAACCTACCGGAGGTCCGAGTGCAG GTGTGGTTCCAAAACCGGCGAGCCAAGTGGCGTCGCCAGGAGAAGCTGGAGGTGAGTGCCATCAAGCTGCACGACACCCCTTCTCCCTCTCTTCTGTCTTTTGGCCGAtccaccaccagctccctgGGCTCTGGGCTGCCGCTGGAACCCTGGCTCTCCACCCCTATCACATCTTCTGCCTCCTTGCAGTCACTGCCAGGCTTCATCAGCGGCTCGCAGAACCTCCCGGGCACATATGCTCCCTCTCCGCCCCCATCCATGGCTCCATCCTTGCCAGCGTCTATATTCAGCTCCCCAGTCCTGGGACACAGACCTCACCTGCCCCACATAGGTTCTATGTGCCCCCCACCACCAACATACCAGTGTGCAGCCAACCCAAGAAACTCCAGTATAGCCTCACTGAGGATGAAAGCCAAGGAGCACATTCAGTCTATTGGGAAGACATGGTGA
- the LOC124873077 gene encoding gastrin-releasing peptide, whose protein sequence is MCAVRLCFSWSCRALCPVFIILAAAPCLLRCSERPALVVGKMYPRGNHWAVGHLMGKKSIESLPEQQQVNLDYLTFLQSDKIFDKDPTVEDLSSKIKRQTILRKLFHNNKEEDNRGKHPREMLDLLLALKLKENESS, encoded by the exons ATGTGTGCGGTGCGTCTTTGTTTTTCATGGTCTTGCAGAGCGCTCTGCCCGGTTTTTATTATCCTGGCGGCTGCGCCTTGTCTCCTGCGTTGCTCTGAAAGACCTGCATTagttgttggaaaaatgtatcctAGGGGCAATCACTGGGCTGTAG GTCATTTAATGGGAAAGAAGAGCATTGAGAGCCTGCCTGAACAGCAGCAGGTAAACCTTGACTACCTCACGTTTTTACAATCGGACAAGATCTTTGATAAGGACCCAACTGTGGAGGATCTGTCATCAAAGattaaaagacaaacaataCTGCGAAAGCTTTTCCACAACAACAAGGAAGAAGACAACAGAGGAAAACATCCCCGAGAG atGTTAGATCTCCTTCTGGCTTTGAAACTGAAAGAGAATGAATCTTCCTGA